A genome region from Oenanthe melanoleuca isolate GR-GAL-2019-014 chromosome 2, OMel1.0, whole genome shotgun sequence includes the following:
- the BFSP2 gene encoding phakinin has product MPLPRRRSSFLGQQPSTSAAESSGPPGRRVSVGGGGSLSRPPGVYVGTVPTGGVSSLGTRVSRRALGISSVFLQGLRSSAAAVPLAPGLDKGRALSYESLNGCLVEYIEKVRALEQVNQELEEHIRVYLDKKAASVGSWGALRENWEAIYHQVGEAVLENARLMLHTENIQACAEDFKDRYENEQPFRKAVEDEINSLYKVIDDANLTKMDLESQIESMKEELTLLSKNHEEDVKVLYKQLAGSQLEELDVPLGSGLDDILEKIRIHWERDIEKNRAETGALLRTKQQAETTAAVRTQEEELVEGLRTEFHETACKIQSLQAETESLRTLKRGLENSLYDAKHWHDIELQNLGSVISKLEAEMGEIKVETEQQQRDRENLLTSKQQLEKDIAAYHCLLDGEQSS; this is encoded by the exons ATGCCCTTGCCGAGGCGCCGGTCGTCCttcctggggcagcagccctCCACCTCCGCGGCCGAGAGCTCGGGGCCGCCCGGCCGCCGGGTCAGCGTCGGCGGCGGGGGCAGCCTGTCCCGACCCCCCGGCGTCTACGTGGGCACCGTCCCCACGGGCGGCGTGAGCAGCCTGGGCACCCGAGTGTCCCGTAGAGCCCTGGGCATCAGCAGCGTCTTCCTGCAGGGCCTCCGCAGCTCCGCCGCCGCCGTGCCCCTGGCCCCGGGGCTGGACAAGGGCAGGGCGCTCTCCTACGAAAGCCTGAACGGCTGCTTGGTGGAGTACATCGAGAAGGTGCGAGCTCTCGAGCAGGTCaaccaggagctggaggagcacaTCAGAGTCTACCTGGACAAGAAGGCGGCCAGCGTGGGCAGCTGGGGAGCGCTGCGGGAGAACTGGGAGGCGATTTACCACCAG GTGGGTGAAGCAGTCCTTGAAAATGCTCGTCTTATGCTGCACACCGAGAATATTCAAGCCTGTGCTGAAGATTTTAAAGACAG gtaTGAAAATGAGCAGCCATTCAGAAAGGCAGTGGAAGATGAAATTAATTCCCTATATAAAGTGATTGATGATGCTAATTTAACTAAAATGGATCTGGAGAGTCAGATAGAAAGCATGAAGGAAGAGCTAACTTTGCTGTCAAAGAATCATGAAGAA GATGTGAAGGTATTATACAAGCAGCTTGCTGGATCTCAGCTGGAAGAACTTGATGTTCCACTGGGAAGTGGCCTGGATGACATTCTGGAAAAAATCAGAATCCACTGGGAGAGAGACATTGAAAAGAATCGTGCTGAGACAGGTGCCCTGCTCCGTACCAAG CAACAGGCTGAGACGACGGCGGCCGTGCGAAcccaggaggaagagctggTGGAGGGCCTCAGAACCGAGTTCCACGAAACTGCCTGCAAAATACAGAGCCTGCAAGCAGAAACAGAATCTTTGAGAACCTTG AAGAGGGGTCTGGAGAATTCTTTATATGACGCCAAGCACTGGCACGACATCGAACTGCAGAACCTAGGCTCTGTCATTTCCAagctggaggcagagatggGAGAAATCAAAGTAGAAAccgagcagcagcagagggatcGTGAAAATCTGCTGACTAGCAAACAACAGCTGGAGAAAGACATTGCTGCATATCACTGCCTCCTGGATGGAGAGCAAAGCAG ctGA
- the TMEM108 gene encoding transmembrane protein 108 isoform X4: MNTTTITAMGTTPHHKDHHTAEPLPTSAQAMSHPISLVQEAPSTGQEQESGPRIGEKETYRLYNQSALYSGQPRPKGKIFQVFKGNFSESTEPYLKTTLHSPFPTLRSPFTDHPFQSQTTASSDPDGMGLARTTHSAPSPHSASGSRREAERGDGTEAVVQEADFATTTAGPSTDPEAVSVPFKPTRYGVWDMLSKNSSWVTLNLSTNVPLFAGSGSATAAAGHSVQTRFDVSISSPAAGDPEGLAPAQHGAVTGATSPGSALSSVPATSLSSPTSTAGSTATGNFLNRLVPAGTWKPGVQGNISHVTEGDKPQHRATICLSKMDIAWIILAISVPISSCSVLLTVCCMRRKKKTSNPENNLSYWNNAITMDYFNRHAVELPREIQSLETSEDHLSEPRSPANGDYRDSGMVLVNPFCQETLFVGHEQVSEI; encoded by the exons ATGAACACTACAACTATCACAGCCATGGGAACAACACCTCACCACAAAGACCACCACACGGCAGAGCCCCTCCCCACGTCTGCTCAAGCCATGTCCCACCCCATCAGCCTGGTGCAGGAAGCCCCTTCCACCGGGCAAGAGCAAGAGAGTGGCCCTCGCATCGGCGAGAAGGAAACTTACCGCTTGTACAACCAGAGTGCTTTGTACTCAGGACAGCCTCGCCCCAAGGGGAAAATATTCCAGGTTTTCAAAGGCAACTTCTCAGAGTCGACAGAGCCTTACCTAAAGACGACCCTGCACTCTCCCTTCCCTACCCTGAGGAGCCCTTTCACAGACCACCCGTTCCAGTCCCAGACCACAGCATCCAGCGATCCAGATGGAATGGGGCTGGCAAGAACTACACACTCAGCCCCTTCTCCCCACAGCGCCTCGGGAAGCCGTAGGGAAGCAGAGAGAGGGGATGGGACCGAGGCAGTAGTGCAGGAGGCAGATTTTGCCACCACAACTGCTGGACCATCAACTGATCCTGAAGCAGTGTCGGTGCCTTTTAAACCCACCCGCTACGGCGTGTGGGATATGCTGAGCAAAAACAGCTCTTGGGTAACCTTGAATCTCAGTACCAATGTCCCTCTGTTTGCTGGCTCTGGATCtgctacagcagcagctggtcaCTCGGTTCAGACCAGGTTTGATGTCAGCATCTCGTCCCCGGCAGCGGGGGACCCTGAGGGCCTGGCTCCAGCGCAGCACGGCGCGGTGACCGGCGCCACGTCACCGGGCAGTGCCCTCTCCTCAGTGCCTGCCACCAGCTTGTCCAGCCCCACCTCCACAGCTGGCTCCACCGCCACCGGGAACTTCCTGAACAGACTGGTTCCTGCCGGGACCTGGAAGCCAGGTGTGCAAGGAAACATCTCCCATGTCACTGAGGGGGAcaaaccccagcacagagcGACCATCTGTCTCAGCAAGATGGACATTGCCTGGATCATTCTGGCTATCAGCGTCCCTATATCCTCGTGTT CAGTTCTGCTGACAGTCTGCTGcatgagaaggaagaagaagacaTCTAACCCAGAGAACAACCTGAGCTATTGGAATAATGCTATTACCATGGACTACTTCAACAGGCATGCTGTAGAGTTACCAAGAGAGATCCAGTCACTGGAGACTTCAGAG GACCACCTGTCGGAGCCGCGCTCCCCGGCCAACGGCGACTACCGGGACAGCGGGATGGTCCTGGTGAACCCCTTCTGTCAGGAGACACTGTTCGTGGGGCACGAGCAAGTCTCTGAAATATGA
- the TMEM108 gene encoding transmembrane protein 108 isoform X2, with the protein MSSTCLPSSSATATSVLLILALTEELVFSAQVLSPTVSSSQGFPMNTTTITAMGTTPHHKDHHTAEPLPTSAQAMSHPISLVQEAPSTGQEQESGPRIGEKETYRLYNQSALYSGQPRPKGKIFQVFKGNFSESTEPYLKTTLHSPFPTLRSPFTDHPFQSQTTASSDPDGMGLARTTHSAPSPHSASGSRREAERGDGTEAVVQEADFATTTAGPSTDPEAVSVPFKPTRYGVWDMLSKNSSWVTLNLSTNVPLFAGSGSATAAAGHSVQTRFDVSISSPAAGDPEGLAPAQHGAVTGATSPGSALSSVPATSLSSPTSTAGSTATGNFLNRLVPAGTWKPGVQGNISHVTEGDKPQHRATICLSKMDIAWIILAISVPISSCFLLTVCCMRRKKKTSNPENNLSYWNNAITMDYFNRHAVELPREIQSLETSEDHLSEPRSPANGDYRDSGMVLVNPFCQETLFVGHEQVSEI; encoded by the exons gtgTTCTACTGATCTTGGCACTGACAGAAGAGCTGGTGTTTTCTGCTCAGGTACTGTCTCCCACTGTCTCCTCCTCTCAGGGCTTCCCGATGAACACTACAACTATCACAGCCATGGGAACAACACCTCACCACAAAGACCACCACACGGCAGAGCCCCTCCCCACGTCTGCTCAAGCCATGTCCCACCCCATCAGCCTGGTGCAGGAAGCCCCTTCCACCGGGCAAGAGCAAGAGAGTGGCCCTCGCATCGGCGAGAAGGAAACTTACCGCTTGTACAACCAGAGTGCTTTGTACTCAGGACAGCCTCGCCCCAAGGGGAAAATATTCCAGGTTTTCAAAGGCAACTTCTCAGAGTCGACAGAGCCTTACCTAAAGACGACCCTGCACTCTCCCTTCCCTACCCTGAGGAGCCCTTTCACAGACCACCCGTTCCAGTCCCAGACCACAGCATCCAGCGATCCAGATGGAATGGGGCTGGCAAGAACTACACACTCAGCCCCTTCTCCCCACAGCGCCTCGGGAAGCCGTAGGGAAGCAGAGAGAGGGGATGGGACCGAGGCAGTAGTGCAGGAGGCAGATTTTGCCACCACAACTGCTGGACCATCAACTGATCCTGAAGCAGTGTCGGTGCCTTTTAAACCCACCCGCTACGGCGTGTGGGATATGCTGAGCAAAAACAGCTCTTGGGTAACCTTGAATCTCAGTACCAATGTCCCTCTGTTTGCTGGCTCTGGATCtgctacagcagcagctggtcaCTCGGTTCAGACCAGGTTTGATGTCAGCATCTCGTCCCCGGCAGCGGGGGACCCTGAGGGCCTGGCTCCAGCGCAGCACGGCGCGGTGACCGGCGCCACGTCACCGGGCAGTGCCCTCTCCTCAGTGCCTGCCACCAGCTTGTCCAGCCCCACCTCCACAGCTGGCTCCACCGCCACCGGGAACTTCCTGAACAGACTGGTTCCTGCCGGGACCTGGAAGCCAGGTGTGCAAGGAAACATCTCCCATGTCACTGAGGGGGAcaaaccccagcacagagcGACCATCTGTCTCAGCAAGATGGACATTGCCTGGATCATTCTGGCTATCAGCGTCCCTATATCCTCGTGTT TTCTGCTGACAGTCTGCTGcatgagaaggaagaagaagacaTCTAACCCAGAGAACAACCTGAGCTATTGGAATAATGCTATTACCATGGACTACTTCAACAGGCATGCTGTAGAGTTACCAAGAGAGATCCAGTCACTGGAGACTTCAGAG GACCACCTGTCGGAGCCGCGCTCCCCGGCCAACGGCGACTACCGGGACAGCGGGATGGTCCTGGTGAACCCCTTCTGTCAGGAGACACTGTTCGTGGGGCACGAGCAAGTCTCTGAAATATGA
- the TMEM108 gene encoding transmembrane protein 108 isoform X3 produces MSVLLILALTEELVFSAQVLSPTVSSSQGFPMNTTTITAMGTTPHHKDHHTAEPLPTSAQAMSHPISLVQEAPSTGQEQESGPRIGEKETYRLYNQSALYSGQPRPKGKIFQVFKGNFSESTEPYLKTTLHSPFPTLRSPFTDHPFQSQTTASSDPDGMGLARTTHSAPSPHSASGSRREAERGDGTEAVVQEADFATTTAGPSTDPEAVSVPFKPTRYGVWDMLSKNSSWVTLNLSTNVPLFAGSGSATAAAGHSVQTRFDVSISSPAAGDPEGLAPAQHGAVTGATSPGSALSSVPATSLSSPTSTAGSTATGNFLNRLVPAGTWKPGVQGNISHVTEGDKPQHRATICLSKMDIAWIILAISVPISSCSVLLTVCCMRRKKKTSNPENNLSYWNNAITMDYFNRHAVELPREIQSLETSEDHLSEPRSPANGDYRDSGMVLVNPFCQETLFVGHEQVSEI; encoded by the exons gtgTTCTACTGATCTTGGCACTGACAGAAGAGCTGGTGTTTTCTGCTCAGGTACTGTCTCCCACTGTCTCCTCCTCTCAGGGCTTCCCGATGAACACTACAACTATCACAGCCATGGGAACAACACCTCACCACAAAGACCACCACACGGCAGAGCCCCTCCCCACGTCTGCTCAAGCCATGTCCCACCCCATCAGCCTGGTGCAGGAAGCCCCTTCCACCGGGCAAGAGCAAGAGAGTGGCCCTCGCATCGGCGAGAAGGAAACTTACCGCTTGTACAACCAGAGTGCTTTGTACTCAGGACAGCCTCGCCCCAAGGGGAAAATATTCCAGGTTTTCAAAGGCAACTTCTCAGAGTCGACAGAGCCTTACCTAAAGACGACCCTGCACTCTCCCTTCCCTACCCTGAGGAGCCCTTTCACAGACCACCCGTTCCAGTCCCAGACCACAGCATCCAGCGATCCAGATGGAATGGGGCTGGCAAGAACTACACACTCAGCCCCTTCTCCCCACAGCGCCTCGGGAAGCCGTAGGGAAGCAGAGAGAGGGGATGGGACCGAGGCAGTAGTGCAGGAGGCAGATTTTGCCACCACAACTGCTGGACCATCAACTGATCCTGAAGCAGTGTCGGTGCCTTTTAAACCCACCCGCTACGGCGTGTGGGATATGCTGAGCAAAAACAGCTCTTGGGTAACCTTGAATCTCAGTACCAATGTCCCTCTGTTTGCTGGCTCTGGATCtgctacagcagcagctggtcaCTCGGTTCAGACCAGGTTTGATGTCAGCATCTCGTCCCCGGCAGCGGGGGACCCTGAGGGCCTGGCTCCAGCGCAGCACGGCGCGGTGACCGGCGCCACGTCACCGGGCAGTGCCCTCTCCTCAGTGCCTGCCACCAGCTTGTCCAGCCCCACCTCCACAGCTGGCTCCACCGCCACCGGGAACTTCCTGAACAGACTGGTTCCTGCCGGGACCTGGAAGCCAGGTGTGCAAGGAAACATCTCCCATGTCACTGAGGGGGAcaaaccccagcacagagcGACCATCTGTCTCAGCAAGATGGACATTGCCTGGATCATTCTGGCTATCAGCGTCCCTATATCCTCGTGTT CAGTTCTGCTGACAGTCTGCTGcatgagaaggaagaagaagacaTCTAACCCAGAGAACAACCTGAGCTATTGGAATAATGCTATTACCATGGACTACTTCAACAGGCATGCTGTAGAGTTACCAAGAGAGATCCAGTCACTGGAGACTTCAGAG GACCACCTGTCGGAGCCGCGCTCCCCGGCCAACGGCGACTACCGGGACAGCGGGATGGTCCTGGTGAACCCCTTCTGTCAGGAGACACTGTTCGTGGGGCACGAGCAAGTCTCTGAAATATGA
- the TMEM108 gene encoding transmembrane protein 108 isoform X1, which translates to MSSTCLPSSSATATSVLLILALTEELVFSAQVLSPTVSSSQGFPMNTTTITAMGTTPHHKDHHTAEPLPTSAQAMSHPISLVQEAPSTGQEQESGPRIGEKETYRLYNQSALYSGQPRPKGKIFQVFKGNFSESTEPYLKTTLHSPFPTLRSPFTDHPFQSQTTASSDPDGMGLARTTHSAPSPHSASGSRREAERGDGTEAVVQEADFATTTAGPSTDPEAVSVPFKPTRYGVWDMLSKNSSWVTLNLSTNVPLFAGSGSATAAAGHSVQTRFDVSISSPAAGDPEGLAPAQHGAVTGATSPGSALSSVPATSLSSPTSTAGSTATGNFLNRLVPAGTWKPGVQGNISHVTEGDKPQHRATICLSKMDIAWIILAISVPISSCSVLLTVCCMRRKKKTSNPENNLSYWNNAITMDYFNRHAVELPREIQSLETSEDHLSEPRSPANGDYRDSGMVLVNPFCQETLFVGHEQVSEI; encoded by the exons gtgTTCTACTGATCTTGGCACTGACAGAAGAGCTGGTGTTTTCTGCTCAGGTACTGTCTCCCACTGTCTCCTCCTCTCAGGGCTTCCCGATGAACACTACAACTATCACAGCCATGGGAACAACACCTCACCACAAAGACCACCACACGGCAGAGCCCCTCCCCACGTCTGCTCAAGCCATGTCCCACCCCATCAGCCTGGTGCAGGAAGCCCCTTCCACCGGGCAAGAGCAAGAGAGTGGCCCTCGCATCGGCGAGAAGGAAACTTACCGCTTGTACAACCAGAGTGCTTTGTACTCAGGACAGCCTCGCCCCAAGGGGAAAATATTCCAGGTTTTCAAAGGCAACTTCTCAGAGTCGACAGAGCCTTACCTAAAGACGACCCTGCACTCTCCCTTCCCTACCCTGAGGAGCCCTTTCACAGACCACCCGTTCCAGTCCCAGACCACAGCATCCAGCGATCCAGATGGAATGGGGCTGGCAAGAACTACACACTCAGCCCCTTCTCCCCACAGCGCCTCGGGAAGCCGTAGGGAAGCAGAGAGAGGGGATGGGACCGAGGCAGTAGTGCAGGAGGCAGATTTTGCCACCACAACTGCTGGACCATCAACTGATCCTGAAGCAGTGTCGGTGCCTTTTAAACCCACCCGCTACGGCGTGTGGGATATGCTGAGCAAAAACAGCTCTTGGGTAACCTTGAATCTCAGTACCAATGTCCCTCTGTTTGCTGGCTCTGGATCtgctacagcagcagctggtcaCTCGGTTCAGACCAGGTTTGATGTCAGCATCTCGTCCCCGGCAGCGGGGGACCCTGAGGGCCTGGCTCCAGCGCAGCACGGCGCGGTGACCGGCGCCACGTCACCGGGCAGTGCCCTCTCCTCAGTGCCTGCCACCAGCTTGTCCAGCCCCACCTCCACAGCTGGCTCCACCGCCACCGGGAACTTCCTGAACAGACTGGTTCCTGCCGGGACCTGGAAGCCAGGTGTGCAAGGAAACATCTCCCATGTCACTGAGGGGGAcaaaccccagcacagagcGACCATCTGTCTCAGCAAGATGGACATTGCCTGGATCATTCTGGCTATCAGCGTCCCTATATCCTCGTGTT CAGTTCTGCTGACAGTCTGCTGcatgagaaggaagaagaagacaTCTAACCCAGAGAACAACCTGAGCTATTGGAATAATGCTATTACCATGGACTACTTCAACAGGCATGCTGTAGAGTTACCAAGAGAGATCCAGTCACTGGAGACTTCAGAG GACCACCTGTCGGAGCCGCGCTCCCCGGCCAACGGCGACTACCGGGACAGCGGGATGGTCCTGGTGAACCCCTTCTGTCAGGAGACACTGTTCGTGGGGCACGAGCAAGTCTCTGAAATATGA